In Lactuca sativa cultivar Salinas chromosome 5, Lsat_Salinas_v11, whole genome shotgun sequence, the DNA window CCATTAATGGCACCATAGTTTGAATGCATAGCATATGACAATGGCATGGGTCTTCGTGGCCTAGTGTCAATTGTCAGCATTTTCAAGGATATCCTCCGCATATAATCAAACTAAAAaccaaattataaaaaatatttaatttccaaaGTACCTTATCACATGAAAAAATGATATTTTACTTAGGGGCTGCTTCTTTTTTCAAGCTTAACACATTAAGTCATTATCTCTAACATTATATTATTGAAGTGATAAGCAAACTAAAGAGGCCctgaatagaaaaaaaaaaaaaaaaacaatcaaacaAACCTGGTTTGTTGCAGCATTATAAATCTGCTCTTCAAACCTCGCAGATGTTTTTCTAAGTTTTTGTAGCTCCTCATGTCCAGAGTATGGATGATGCCTCTTCACTCTAACCATTCTATGTAATATCAACATGTGTTAGTTAAAAGATGTGGTATTTAGAAAATATTTCTTGTAGAAAGCTTAATTTTACAGATAAGTAAAAAACTGTAGTCAACCAACTACATTAAGAAGTTTTTAAGTGAAATTGCAATTATGATTTAAGAAACACAACAATTTTCTCCATGCATAACAATCtatgctttaaaatgttgtattctACAACTctataaaacataaattgttgtATATACAGAAAAATTGTTGTGTATTCCCTAAAAATAAGACCTCATTTCTTATGCAGTAATCCATCTTTTTTGAGCAATTAGCATTATCATCACTTCTAAGAGTAAATATTTCCACATAAGGGTACTCTATTATCAACAAAATCCCAAAAGCTAACATTTCTAAGAAATTTAAGAGAAGGATGAAAATAGTAAATACACACATCCTGTTCACCATCCTTTCCCTTGCAGCTGCTCGCAATTGAGTCCTCCAATCACCAGATTGCAGAGAGGAGTCATCAACATCGCCACTTCCACCATGAGAACGCCTCAAATTACTCATATCCATTTCTGGTTTGATGATTGATTTCACCCCTAAAATAGAATAATACGAAATGATTTGATAGTACAGAGAACTTTTATGTAGAAAAAGTGTTGCTTCTTATCTGGAACTACGATTTAGCTAGATATGATTTAACTACGATATACGTAACATGATACCAACGATTGTGAAATTGAAGAATCACAATTCATGACAAAATCATTTATATAAGTAGGGTTTATAACATACTAGACATTAAATTTGATTGGTGAAATAACTAACGAGAGATTGAATCAATATGCGTGTAATTGGGTGCTAGGAAGAGTGAAGTTGCATAAGGTTACCGTTAGATGGTCGCCGGTGACGGAGACGTGAAAGATGAGCCCTGTTTGAAGGTTTATGAGTGtgattt includes these proteins:
- the LOC111890002 gene encoding mediator of RNA polymerase II transcription subunit 15a — translated: MDMSNLRRSHGGSGDVDDSSLQSGDWRTQLRAAARERMVNRIMVRVKRHHPYSGHEELQKLRKTSARFEEQIYNAATNQFDYMRRISLKMLTIDTRPRRPMPLSYAMHSNYGAINGNPSNPGNQDNE